A DNA window from Hordeum vulgare subsp. vulgare chromosome 1H, MorexV3_pseudomolecules_assembly, whole genome shotgun sequence contains the following coding sequences:
- the LOC123433348 gene encoding F-box/LRR-repeat protein At3g48880 isoform X2, protein MGESKWMGKRWEDMDTDVLVKIFKELNLVELSPVSQVCRLWRLACSDPLIWGTLDFGLLKSNFIQTRASPYIWVDDRSDKRLAKILRVAMAISCGNVNCMIFHYNLYMKDEHLHYISQRSPRLKRLVMPAWNRISRMGICQAIERWEELESLTMPTIGHPPYIMEELAKSCKNFKELKIMGSFDLLFASAITTYLPKLKVLSLRCSKVTMGALQCVLNSLEHLEVLNISHCLLFEMAANGRRQVIHELDNKALERASRLREFHHCQSRQCVACQRMMLDEGILRWYRYEDWFWRRDEVSSLDLKDYGRLFGAQCEMLTSVD, encoded by the exons ATGGGGGAGAGCAAATGGATGGGAAAAAGATGGGAGGACATGGATACTGATGTTCTCGTGAAGATATTTAAGGAGCTAAACTTGGTTGAGTTATCACCAGTATCTCAAGTTTGCCGCTTATGGCGTTTGGCCTGTTCGGATCCACTTATATGGGGCACTCTTGACTTTGGGCTGCTAAAATCCAACTTCATTCAAACAAGAGCATCTCCATATATTTGGGTTGATGACAGGTCTGACAAGAGGCTTGCAAAAATACTACGGGTGGCAATGGCAATTAGCTGTGGAAATGTTAATTGTATGATATTCCATTACAATCTGTACATGAAAGATGAACACCTGCATTACATATCACAAAG ATCTCCTCGTCTAAAACGACTGGTTATGCCAGCATGGAACCGCATTTCAAGGATGGGAATATGCCAAGCTATTGAAAGGTGGGAAGAGCTGGAGTCCTTAACTATGCCTACCATTGGTCATCCTCCATATATCATGGAGGAGTTAGCCAAGAGCTGCAAGAATTTTAAAGAGCTCAAAATCATGGGTTCATTTGATCTCCTATTTGCTTCAGCAATTACCACATACCTTCCGAAGCTGAAAGTCTTGAGCCTTCGTTGCTCAAAGGTGACAATGGGTGCCTTGCAATGTGTTCTGAACTCGCTGGAGCATCTTGAGGTTCTGAATATTTCCCACTGCCTGCTGTTTGAGATGGCGGCGAATGGGCGTAGGCAAGTGATTCATGAGCTAGATAACAAAGCTCTCGAGAGAGCTTCCCGGCTGCGGGAGTTCCACCACTGCCAGAGCAGACAATGCGTCGCATGCCAGCGGATGATGCTGGATGAAGGTATCTTGCGGTGGTACAGATATGAGGACTGGTTTTGGCGGCGGGATGAGGTGAGCTCGCTTGATCTGAAAGATTATGGGAGGTTGTTTGGTGCACAGTGTGAGATGCTGACATCGGTGGATTAG